One genomic window of Camelina sativa cultivar DH55 chromosome 5, Cs, whole genome shotgun sequence includes the following:
- the LOC104786661 gene encoding LRR repeats and ubiquitin-like domain-containing protein At2g30105: protein MELEDPTMEAGSTIKLTVKFGGKSIPLSVSPDCTVKDLKSLLQPITNVLPRGQKLIFKGKVLVETSTLKLSDVGSGAKIMLMASQGLHQGEGPVLKEASTRPISRTVVSDKVDQTKPGLLVDKNRVDRWKATGVIALAQANLKEIPKEVWDCGSGVRVLDISENFINEVPARISSFGSMQKLFLQGNGLSDESIQWEGISSLKRLMFLSISHNNLTVLPSAVGSLTSLRQLDVSNNKLTSLPNELGLLTQLEILKANNNRITSLPESTGNCSFLMEVELSANIISELPETFTKLRNLKTLELNNTGLKTLPLGLFKMCLQLSTLGLHNTEITVEFLRQFEGWEDFDERRRTKHQKQLDFRVVGSGKFDEGADKSW, encoded by the exons ATGGAGCTCGAAGATCCAACAATGGAAGCAGGTTCCACGATTAAGCTAACTGTAAAATTCGGAGGCAAATCAATACCACTTTCGGTATCACCAGATTGTACAGTCAAAGACCTCAAGTCTCTCTTACAACCAATCACCAACGTTCTTCCTCGTGGTCAGAAGCTCATCTTCAAAG gTAAGGTTTTGGTTGAAACGTCGACTTTGAAGCTATCTGATGTAGGAAGTGGAGCTAAAATCATGTTAATGGCTTCCCAAGGTCTGCATCAAGGG GAAGGTCCGGTACTAAAGGAAGCTAGTACAAGGCCAATCTCTAGGACTGTTGTATCTGATAAAGTAGATCAAACGAAACCTGGTCTCCTTGTGGACAAGAACCGCGTTGATCGATGGAAAGCCACAGGAGTCATTGCTTTAGCTCAAGCTAATTTGAAG GAAATACCCAAAGAGGTGTGGGACTGTGGATCTGGAGTCAGAGTACTTGACATTAGTGAAAACTTCATTAATGAAGTACCTGCCAGAATCAGCTCCTTTGGTTCTATGCAG AAATTGTTCCTTCAAGGAAATGGTCTGTCCGATGAATCCATTCAATGGGAAGGGATATCATCTCTGAAGCGCCTGATGTTTCTGTCTATTAGCCATAACAA tCTAACTGTTCTGCCATCAGCAGTTGGTTCGCTGACGTCTCTTAGACAGCTTGATGTTTCCAACAACAAGTTGACAAGTCTACCGAATGAGTTAGGACTTCTTACGCAGCTTGAGATCTTGAAAGCCAACAATAACAG AATAACTAGCCTTCCTGAGAGTACTGGAAACTGTTCATTCCTCATGGAGGTTGAGCTTTCAGCTAATATTATATCGGAACTTCCCGAGACATTCACCAAGCTGCGTAATCTAAAG acGCTGGAGCTGAACAACACGGGATTGAAGACACTTCCATTGGGTTTATTCAAGATGTGTTTGCAGCTCTCAACTTTAGGACTCCACAACACAGAGATAACCGTTGAATTCCTCCGCCAG TTCGAGGGATGGGAGGATTTCGATGAAAGACGACGTACCAAGCATCAAAAGCAGCTAGATTTTCGGGTTGTTGGATCTGGCAAATTCGATGAAGGCGCTGATAAATCTTGGTGA
- the LOC104789179 gene encoding pentatricopeptide repeat-containing protein At2g30100, chloroplastic, which produces MMELMVSIMCGWVKKLIQEECGADQVFDLLIEMDCVGLKPGFSMMEKVIALYCEMGKKESAVLFVKEVLRRRDGFGYSVVGVGSEGRKGGPVGYLAWKLMVDGDYKEAVDLVVELRVSGLKPEAYSYLIAMTAIVKELNSLGKNLRELKRFTRAGFVAEIDDHDRVLIEKYQSETLSRGLQLATWAVEEGQQDDSIVGVVHERLLAMYICAGRGPEAEKQLWKMKLAGREPEADLHDIVMAICASQKEVNAVSRLLTRVEFMGSKRKKKTLSWLLRGYVKGGHFEEAAETLIKMIDSGLHPEYIDRVAVMQGMTRKIQRPRDIEAYMGLCKRLFDAGLVGPCLVYLYIDKYKLWIVKMI; this is translated from the exons ATGATGGAGCTGATGGTTTCGATTATGTGTGGTTGGGTTAAGAAATTGATTCAGGAGGAGTGTGGTGCAGACCAAGTGTTCGACTTATTGATTGAGATGGATTGTGTTGGTTTAAAACCTGGTTTTAGTATGATGGAGAAGGTTATTGCTTTGTATTGTGAGATGGGGAAGAAAGAGAGTGCGGTTTTGTTTGTTAAGGAGGTTTTGAGGAGGAGAGATGGGTTTGGTTATAGTGTTGTTGGTGTAGGTTCTGAAGGTAGAAAAGGTGGACCTGTTGGGTATCTTGCTTGGAAATTGATG GTTGATGGAGACTATAAGGAGGCCGTTGATTTGGTTGTTGAGTTAAGAGTTTCAGGGCTAAAGCCAGAAGCTTACAGCTATCTAATTGCGATGACAGCCATTGTGAAAGAGCTGAATAGTCTAGGGAAAAACTTACGCGAGTTGAAACGCTTTACACGGGCTGGTTTTGTTGCTGAGATTGATGATCACGATAGGGTACTCATTGAGAAGTACCAGTCAGAAACATTATCCCGTGGATTGCAGTTAGCCACTTGGGCGGTTGAGGAAGGTCAGCAAGACGATTCTATTGTTGGGGTGGTTCACGAGAGGCTCCTCGCTATGTACATATGTGCAGGACGTGGACCAGAAGCAGAGAAACAGCTTTGGAAGATGAAACTTGCAGGGAGAGAACCGGAAGCTGACCTCCACGACATTGTTATGGCCATCTGCGCTTCGCAGAAAGAGGTTAATGCGGTTTCACGGCTTCTGACACGAGTTGAGTTCATgggatctaagagaaagaagaagactctgTCTTGGTTGCTCAGAGGGTATGTGAAAGGAGGGCACTTTGAAGAGGCTGCAGAGACATTGATAAAGATGATCGACTCTGGCTTGCATCCGGAGTATATTGATCGAGTGGCTGTGATGCAAGGAATGACAAGGAAGATCCAACGGCCGAGAGATATTGAAGCATATATGGGGCTGTGCAAGAGGCTGTTTGATGCTGGTTTGGTAGGACCTTGTCTTGTGTATCTGTACATAGATAAATATAAGTTGTGGATAGTGAAGATGATATGA
- the LOC109125101 gene encoding probable LRR receptor-like serine/threonine-protein kinase At2g23950 yields MTMEKSRGSCLCCMLLKPRTLLMRWSVLAAKQNTVDVQLLSSPLTNSTRVTYLMRKLLFLLSPLQGKETLLIQRTSCSYGWFSSKSILGDGGFGNVYRGKLGDGTVVAVKRLKDVNGTSRNSQFRTELEMISLAVHRNLLRLIGYCVSSNERLLVYPYMSNCSVASRLKAKPALDWNTRKKIAIGAARGGFVIVTWLN; encoded by the exons ATGACGATGGAGAAAAGCCGAGGAAGCTGCTTGTGTTGTATGCTTCTAAAACCGAGAACGCTCTTGATGCGGTGGAGCGTATTGGCCGCGAAGCAGAACACCGTGGATGTCCAACTTCTATCGTCTCCACTGACGAATTCGACGCG AGTTACTTACCTCATGAGGAAgctgttgtttttgttgtctccACTACAGGGCAAGGAGACTCTCCTGATTCAGAGAACTTCATGTAGCTACGGATGGTTTAGTTCCAAGAGCATTCTTGGTGATGGTGGGTTTGGTAATGTCTACAGAGGAAAGCTTGGAGATGGGACAGTGGTTGCAGTGAAACGACTGAAAGATGTGAATGGAACTTCTCGGAACTCACAGTTTCGTACCGAGCTTGAGATGATCAGCTTAGCTGTCCATAGGAATTTGCTTCGGTTAATTGGTTATTGCGTGAGTTCTAACGAAAGACTTCTTGTCTACCCTTACATGTCCAATTGTAGTGTCGCCTCTAGGCTTAAAG CTAAACCAGCATTGGACTGGAACACAAGGAAGAAGATAGCAATAGGAGCTGCAAGAG GAGGTTTTGTTATAGTCACTTGGCTCAACTAA
- the LOC104789180 gene encoding probable LRR receptor-like serine/threonine-protein kinase At2g23950 isoform X1 gives MRKLLFLLSPLQGKETLLIQRTSCSYGWFSSKSILGDGGFGNVYRGKLGDGTVVAVKRLKDVNGTSRNSQFRTELEMISLAVHRNLLRLIGYCVSSNERLLVYPYMSNCSVASRLKAKPALDWNTRKKIAIGAARGLFYLHEQCDPKIIHQDVKAANILLNPQFMNLFLMVWCGYISGGFVIVTWLN, from the exons ATGAGGAAgctgttgtttttgttgtctccACTACAGGGCAAGGAGACTCTCCTGATTCAGAGAACTTCATGTAGCTACGGATGGTTTAGTTCCAAGAGCATTCTTGGTGATGGTGGGTTTGGTAATGTCTACAGAGGAAAGCTTGGAGATGGGACAGTGGTTGCAGTGAAACGACTGAAAGATGTGAATGGAACTTCTCGGAACTCACAGTTTCGTACCGAGCTTGAGATGATCAGCTTAGCTGTCCATAGGAATTTGCTTCGGTTAATTGGTTATTGCGTGAGTTCTAACGAAAGACTTCTTGTCTACCCTTACATGTCCAATTGTAGTGTCGCCTCTAGGCTTAAAG CTAAACCAGCATTGGACTGGAACACAAGGAAGAAGATAGCAATAGGAGCTGCAAGAGGTTTGTTTTATCTACACGAGCAATGTGATCCCAAGATTATTCACCAAGATGTTAAGGCGGCAAACATTCTCCTAAATCCACAGTTCATGAATCTGTTTCTGATGGTATGGTGTGGATATATTTCAGGAGGTTTTGTTATAGTCACTTGGCTCAACTAA
- the LOC104789180 gene encoding probable LRR receptor-like serine/threonine-protein kinase At2g23950 isoform X2, with amino-acid sequence MRKLLFLLSPLQGKETLLIQRTSCSYGWFSSKSILGDGGFGNVYRGKLGDGTVVAVKRLKDVNGTSRNSQFRTELEMISLAVHRNLLRLIGYCVSSNERLLVYPYMSNCSVASRLKAKPALDWNTRKKIAIGAARGGFVIVTWLN; translated from the exons ATGAGGAAgctgttgtttttgttgtctccACTACAGGGCAAGGAGACTCTCCTGATTCAGAGAACTTCATGTAGCTACGGATGGTTTAGTTCCAAGAGCATTCTTGGTGATGGTGGGTTTGGTAATGTCTACAGAGGAAAGCTTGGAGATGGGACAGTGGTTGCAGTGAAACGACTGAAAGATGTGAATGGAACTTCTCGGAACTCACAGTTTCGTACCGAGCTTGAGATGATCAGCTTAGCTGTCCATAGGAATTTGCTTCGGTTAATTGGTTATTGCGTGAGTTCTAACGAAAGACTTCTTGTCTACCCTTACATGTCCAATTGTAGTGTCGCCTCTAGGCTTAAAG CTAAACCAGCATTGGACTGGAACACAAGGAAGAAGATAGCAATAGGAGCTGCAAGAG GAGGTTTTGTTATAGTCACTTGGCTCAACTAA